One window of Bacillus sp. THAF10 genomic DNA carries:
- a CDS encoding DUF2161 domain-containing phosphodiesterase, which translates to MPAKEKLYEVDLYKPIQRFFVKEGYEVYGEVKDCDIAMKKGETLVVVELKLTLNVQLLIQATKRQKLTDLVYIAIPKPSFNRRSKRWTDLCHLIKRLELGLIIVSISGKRKTMEIVCHPLPFDRHRSMQQNKRKREALLKEMNGRSSDSNLGGSNRVKIMTAYKESCVQIACYLDTFEVLSPKQLRELGTGEKTSTILTKNYYRWFERVSRGKYKISEKGKQELQQFPELVEFFKAKLDSEGDFSTI; encoded by the coding sequence ATGCCAGCAAAGGAAAAACTATATGAAGTGGATTTGTATAAGCCTATTCAACGCTTTTTCGTAAAAGAGGGCTATGAGGTATATGGAGAAGTAAAGGATTGTGACATTGCCATGAAAAAAGGCGAGACTCTCGTTGTTGTGGAGTTGAAGCTGACGTTGAATGTGCAACTCCTCATTCAGGCAACCAAACGGCAAAAGCTAACAGACCTAGTTTACATCGCCATACCGAAGCCCTCTTTTAATCGACGCTCCAAGCGCTGGACCGATTTATGTCACCTGATAAAGCGTTTGGAGCTTGGCTTAATTATTGTATCGATCAGTGGAAAAAGAAAAACGATGGAAATTGTTTGTCATCCCTTACCCTTCGACCGTCATCGGAGTATGCAGCAAAATAAAAGAAAGCGAGAGGCGTTGCTGAAGGAAATGAATGGCCGAAGCTCGGATTCCAATTTAGGTGGCAGTAATCGCGTGAAAATTATGACTGCCTACAAGGAAAGCTGTGTACAAATTGCTTGTTATCTAGATACTTTCGAGGTCCTATCACCAAAGCAATTAAGGGAGCTTGGAACAGGAGAAAAAACTTCCACCATTTTAACGAAAAACTACTATAGATGGTTTGAGCGGGTTAGTCGAGGTAAATATAAGATTAGCGAAAAAGGCAAACAGGAATTGCAACAGTTTCCTGAGCTTGTTGAGTTTTTTAAAGCAAAACTAGATAGTGAGGGAGACTTTTCCACCATCTAA
- a CDS encoding metal-dependent hydrolase, translating into MNGTVHAGSGAACGFAVANFLEATPDTTLILIGLGVISALAPDLDIDGTLRGKITLSHKVTKFIAQVIGVMLIIYSLYEGTLQEKLRGVGIGALMLIFSTFIKQKHMLTITGLGVLIGGFSLSEKWMILFGVFIMVASIVSHRSYTHSLLGAVFFAFIAIELEQSLAISGVFYACLLGFVSHLLMDMKLLPVNKKGIKLFLPLSSKEF; encoded by the coding sequence ATGAATGGCACTGTTCATGCAGGAAGTGGGGCAGCATGTGGATTTGCCGTTGCGAATTTTCTTGAGGCGACGCCAGATACTACTTTAATCTTAATTGGCTTAGGAGTAATTTCCGCCTTAGCTCCGGATTTAGATATTGATGGTACTTTACGCGGGAAGATTACCTTGTCACACAAGGTAACAAAATTTATTGCGCAAGTTATAGGGGTGATGTTAATTATTTACAGCTTATATGAAGGTACACTACAAGAAAAGCTTCGAGGAGTTGGAATTGGGGCATTAATGCTGATATTTTCTACCTTTATTAAACAAAAACATATGCTGACCATCACTGGACTTGGCGTTTTGATTGGTGGTTTTTCTTTATCTGAGAAATGGATGATTCTCTTTGGTGTGTTTATCATGGTAGCTTCAATTGTTTCCCACCGAAGCTATACTCATTCGTTGTTAGGGGCAGTATTTTTTGCATTTATTGCAATCGAGTTGGAACAATCCTTAGCCATTTCAGGTGTATTTTACGCATGTTTGTTAGGCTTTGTTTCTCATCTTCTAATGGATATGAAGCTTCTTCCTGTAAATAAAAAGGGGATCAAGCTTTTCTTGCCTTTATCATCAAAAGAATTTTAG